From the Vibrio vulnificus CMCP6 genome, one window contains:
- the phnR gene encoding phosphonate utilization transcriptional regulator PhnR, which translates to MQYVKIKDSIVEQIEAGMLAPRQKLPAERKLAESFDTTRVTLREALSLLEAEGRIYREDRRGWFISPLPLRYDPTQTLNFTNMALAQNRVPKTQLLGAKAILANKVAARLLNLQPFSDVFRVDRVRYLEDRPVVYVTNYVRPELFPNLLDHDLSNSLTDIYREHFGVSYQKTRYRISTSTLLGEMAQALRATSGTPAMVVERINYNQHGELIDCDIEYWRHDAICIESLAELAR; encoded by the coding sequence GTGCAATACGTAAAAATTAAAGATTCGATTGTTGAACAGATTGAAGCAGGCATGTTAGCGCCAAGACAAAAGTTGCCAGCAGAACGCAAATTAGCTGAGTCGTTTGATACCACACGAGTTACGCTGCGCGAGGCGTTGTCTTTATTGGAAGCGGAAGGTCGAATCTATCGCGAAGATCGCCGAGGTTGGTTTATCTCGCCTTTACCGTTGCGTTACGACCCAACTCAAACACTGAATTTTACCAATATGGCGTTAGCGCAGAATCGAGTGCCGAAAACACAACTGCTCGGCGCAAAAGCGATTTTAGCTAACAAAGTGGCGGCTCGCTTACTTAACCTTCAGCCATTTTCTGATGTGTTCCGTGTTGATCGTGTGCGTTATCTTGAAGACCGCCCGGTGGTGTACGTAACAAATTACGTTCGCCCTGAGTTGTTTCCCAATCTGTTAGACCACGATTTATCGAACTCACTGACGGATATCTATCGTGAGCACTTTGGGGTCAGCTATCAAAAAACGCGCTACCGCATTTCTACCAGTACCTTGCTCGGAGAGATGGCTCAGGCGCTACGCGCAACTTCTGGGACGCCAGCAATGGTGGTGGAGCGCATTAACTACAATCAGCATGGCGAGCTCATTGACTGCGATATTGAATATTGGCGTCATGATGCCATTTGTATCGAGTCTCTCGCAGAATTGGCAAGATGA
- a CDS encoding DMT family transporter, with amino-acid sequence MNSLAIVLVIISAVFHAGWNILGKSHSGSGPTFTMVASLAASLLLTPYLIWYLSQVGWSALPATFWWLLIISGISQMIYLVGLIIAYKHADVGVVYPIARSLPVMMVGGVSLVLGYELTVQQWFGFMLITLGCMLVPLTHFNQMRPASYLNVGVAWALVAALGTAGYSVIDKEALALVTQTAHSFLADQYSAIFYLGIQFWAMGLPMLLWCLKFSKRTEFEYAWNIRLSASLAGVMMASTYGLVLFAMTMTDNVSLVVALRQVSIVFGLLMGIQFLGEKWYLTRGVGVASIVAGLVLTLT; translated from the coding sequence ATGAATTCATTGGCGATAGTGTTAGTCATCATTTCAGCCGTTTTTCATGCAGGTTGGAATATCCTTGGTAAGAGCCATTCTGGTTCAGGCCCTACCTTTACTATGGTGGCCAGCCTTGCTGCCTCCCTATTGCTCACGCCTTATCTGATTTGGTACCTAAGCCAAGTTGGTTGGTCAGCGTTACCCGCAACGTTCTGGTGGCTGCTGATCATTAGCGGTATTTCACAAATGATCTATCTGGTTGGCCTCATCATTGCGTACAAACACGCTGACGTTGGTGTGGTGTATCCCATCGCGCGTTCACTGCCAGTCATGATGGTGGGTGGAGTAAGTCTAGTGTTGGGATACGAGCTTACCGTCCAACAATGGTTCGGTTTTATGCTGATCACTTTAGGTTGCATGTTGGTGCCATTGACTCATTTTAACCAGATGAGACCAGCCTCTTACCTGAATGTTGGGGTTGCTTGGGCGCTGGTGGCAGCGTTGGGTACCGCAGGGTACTCGGTGATCGACAAAGAAGCGTTGGCGTTGGTCACGCAAACCGCGCACTCCTTTTTGGCGGATCAATACAGTGCTATTTTTTATCTTGGTATTCAGTTCTGGGCAATGGGGCTGCCGATGTTGCTTTGGTGCTTGAAGTTCTCCAAGCGCACCGAATTTGAATATGCCTGGAACATCCGCCTAAGCGCAAGTTTGGCAGGGGTAATGATGGCATCGACTTACGGTTTGGTGCTGTTTGCGATGACCATGACTGATAACGTCAGTTTGGTGGTCGCTTTGCGCCAAGTCAGCATCGTGTTTGGTTTGCTGATGGGTATTCAATTTTTGGGTGAGAAGTGGTACCTCACTCGTGGGGTTGGCGTCGCTTCAATCGTGGCTGGATTAGTGTTAACGCTTACCTAA
- a CDS encoding putative 2-aminoethylphosphonate ABC transporter permease subunit → MDAKIMTMNSLTTQDKAKSLLGRISRDNLVLFGLLAGLSVLMVLFILMPLWAMLTKSVQNSDGEFVGLANFVTYFASSSLWVSVGNTFTLGVIVTSVVGVLAFGYAYALTRSCMPFKGLFQILGTAPILAPSLLPAISLIFLFGNQGIAKEMLLGNSVYGVIGISMGLIFWTFPHALMILTTSLRTSDARLYEAARALKTSPIKTFFMVTLPAAKYGLISTLIVVFTLVITDFGVPKVIGGSYNVLATDIFKQVVGQQNFAMGAVTSILLLFPAVMAFGADRWVQKKQKSLFDTRSVPYQPEPNKARDSICLVYCSIISIAVLAVLGMAMYGSLVTFWPWNKALTLNNYNFAEMSTYGWSPFFNSLTLAGWTALIGTAIIFVGAYCIEKGRAFGPVRQVMQMLSVVPMAVPGMVLGLGYIFYFNDANNPLNVLYGTMAFLVINTVVHYYTVGHMTALTALKQLPSEIEATAASVKLPQYKLFFKVSLPVCFPAVLDIASYLFVNALTTTSAVVFLYSTDTIPASVSILNMDDAGQTGAAAAMAVMIMLSAAIAKIVQMILGQWLDSRTQAWRKR, encoded by the coding sequence ATGGATGCAAAGATAATGACAATGAATAGCCTCACCACACAAGACAAAGCGAAATCTTTACTCGGGCGCATCAGTCGTGACAACCTCGTGTTGTTTGGCTTGTTGGCCGGTTTATCGGTATTGATGGTGCTGTTCATCTTAATGCCGCTTTGGGCAATGTTGACCAAAAGCGTACAAAACAGCGATGGTGAGTTTGTTGGGTTAGCCAACTTTGTGACGTACTTTGCCTCTTCAAGCTTGTGGGTTTCCGTCGGCAACACCTTTACTTTGGGCGTGATTGTGACCTCGGTAGTGGGTGTACTTGCGTTTGGTTATGCCTACGCGCTGACTCGTTCATGTATGCCGTTCAAAGGTTTGTTTCAAATCCTAGGTACTGCGCCGATTCTCGCGCCTTCGTTGTTACCGGCGATCAGTTTGATCTTCCTTTTTGGTAATCAAGGCATTGCCAAAGAAATGCTGTTAGGAAACTCGGTTTACGGCGTGATTGGTATTTCGATGGGTTTGATCTTCTGGACCTTCCCTCATGCATTGATGATTTTGACCACTTCGCTGCGCACTTCCGATGCCCGTTTGTATGAAGCCGCCCGCGCGCTGAAAACCTCACCAATCAAAACCTTCTTTATGGTGACGTTACCGGCGGCGAAATACGGTTTGATCAGTACCCTGATTGTTGTATTCACGTTGGTGATTACCGATTTTGGTGTACCTAAAGTAATTGGTGGCAGCTACAACGTTCTGGCGACGGACATCTTCAAGCAAGTGGTGGGGCAACAAAACTTTGCTATGGGGGCGGTGACCAGCATTCTGTTGCTATTCCCTGCGGTCATGGCGTTTGGTGCAGACCGTTGGGTACAGAAAAAACAAAAGAGCTTATTCGACACGCGTTCAGTGCCTTATCAGCCAGAACCTAACAAAGCGCGCGACAGCATTTGTTTGGTTTACTGCAGCATCATTTCTATTGCAGTGTTGGCAGTACTTGGCATGGCGATGTATGGCTCGTTAGTTACTTTCTGGCCTTGGAACAAAGCGCTGACACTAAACAACTATAACTTTGCTGAAATGAGCACTTACGGTTGGAGTCCATTCTTTAACTCGCTAACGCTGGCAGGTTGGACTGCGCTTATTGGTACAGCCATTATTTTCGTCGGTGCGTATTGCATTGAAAAAGGGCGTGCGTTTGGGCCAGTTCGTCAAGTGATGCAAATGCTCAGCGTGGTGCCAATGGCGGTTCCCGGTATGGTGCTTGGCTTGGGTTACATTTTTTATTTTAACGATGCGAACAATCCTTTGAACGTGCTTTATGGCACCATGGCATTCTTGGTGATTAACACCGTAGTGCACTATTACACGGTCGGCCATATGACAGCATTAACGGCGCTCAAGCAACTGCCTTCAGAAATAGAAGCCACAGCGGCATCGGTCAAGCTGCCACAGTATAAGCTCTTTTTTAAAGTGAGTTTGCCCGTGTGCTTTCCTGCGGTTTTGGATATTGCTAGCTACTTGTTTGTTAATGCATTAACCACCACTTCTGCGGTAGTATTCCTCTATTCGACGGATACCATTCCCGCGTCAGTATCGATTCTCAATATGGACGATGCAGGCCAAACGGGCGCAGCGGCGGCAATGGCGGTGATGATCATGCTATCGGCCGCTATCGCAAAAATCGTGCAAATGATATTGGGCCAATGGTTAGACAGTCGTACTCAAGCTTGGCGGAAAAGATAA
- a CDS encoding putative 2-aminoethylphosphonate ABC transporter ATP-binding protein translates to MSTNQPYLNIENVVKQFGQFTALKNISLAIQKGEFVCFLGPSGCGKTTLLRAIAGLDLPTSGAIFQNGQETTFLPPEKRDFGIVFQSYALFPNLTVQENIAVGLKNQGMSTKEALETVEMWLETIGLPTSGEKFPNQLSGGQQQRVALARALALSPGLLLLDEPLSALDAKVRVHLRNEICKLQRKLGITTIMVTHDQDEALSMADRIVVMNHGVIEQVGTPQEIYQQPATRFVAEFVGSMNFIETSVATDSQVRIAETLMPAPSLTNRKIQRGDRFDLAVRPESIKFVENYNNSLPVRVTATEFLGAFFRIDCVLQNDSASQTIVVDVPVETVQKLTIKAGDVRYIQFAEEGLHGYAVPSVDKALAA, encoded by the coding sequence ATGTCAACTAACCAACCTTACCTAAATATTGAAAATGTTGTGAAGCAATTCGGTCAGTTCACGGCATTAAAGAATATCTCGCTGGCGATACAAAAAGGCGAATTCGTTTGTTTCTTGGGCCCTTCTGGCTGCGGTAAAACCACTTTATTACGAGCCATCGCTGGTTTAGACCTACCAACGTCTGGTGCGATTTTTCAAAACGGTCAAGAAACCACATTCCTACCACCAGAGAAGCGCGATTTTGGCATCGTATTCCAATCTTATGCGCTGTTTCCGAATCTAACTGTGCAAGAGAACATTGCGGTGGGTTTGAAGAACCAAGGCATGTCGACCAAAGAAGCGTTAGAGACTGTGGAGATGTGGCTTGAGACCATTGGCCTGCCAACTTCTGGTGAGAAGTTCCCGAACCAGCTTTCCGGTGGGCAGCAGCAGCGTGTTGCTTTGGCCCGCGCGTTGGCGTTGTCTCCAGGTCTACTGTTACTCGATGAGCCTTTGTCGGCGCTGGATGCAAAAGTGCGCGTTCACTTGCGTAATGAAATTTGCAAGCTGCAACGCAAGCTCGGCATCACCACCATTATGGTTACACACGATCAGGACGAAGCCCTGTCGATGGCCGATCGCATCGTGGTGATGAACCATGGGGTGATTGAGCAAGTCGGCACACCTCAAGAGATCTACCAACAACCAGCAACGCGCTTTGTCGCTGAGTTTGTCGGCAGCATGAACTTTATTGAAACCTCCGTCGCAACGGATTCCCAAGTGCGCATTGCTGAGACCTTGATGCCAGCGCCAAGCCTGACCAATCGTAAGATCCAACGTGGCGACCGATTCGATCTGGCTGTGCGTCCTGAAAGCATCAAGTTCGTTGAAAACTACAACAACTCTTTACCGGTACGTGTTACCGCAACCGAGTTTCTGGGGGCGTTTTTCCGCATTGATTGTGTATTGCAAAACGACAGCGCAAGCCAAACCATCGTTGTGGATGTGCCTGTAGAAACAGTGCAGAAACTTACTATCAAGGCGGGCGATGTACGTTACATCCAGTTTGCGGAAGAAGGGTTACATGGTTACGCCGTGCCTTCGGTTGATAAAGCGCTAGCGGCGTAG